The following proteins are encoded in a genomic region of Triticum dicoccoides isolate Atlit2015 ecotype Zavitan chromosome 1B, WEW_v2.0, whole genome shotgun sequence:
- the LOC119312817 gene encoding PLASMODESMATA CALLOSE-BINDING PROTEIN 2-like: protein MGLGPVHHCLASLLALLLLRCCHVTGVEQRARGAAVRPERARDMPELDVTTPLATVPLANPTPMPEATAAPTLAHPTAAAGAGSWCVASPSAGAAALQVALDYACGQGADCSPIQPGGSCADPDTVRDHASYAFNSYYQKNPVQTSCDFAGAAILTSTDPSTTSCKYPSTSTGASVLNTTSPVTPVNPTYGSPPGGSYNSPPGPGGYYNSPPIYGSMSPPDYGGSISAATAMMQGSKSTTAVTTSLTCLLVTTMSLGLHK, encoded by the exons ATGGGTCTTGGGCCAGTTCATCATTGCTTGGCCTCCCTTCTTGCCCTGCTTCTTCTCCGCTGCTGCCACG TGACAGGGGTCGAGCAGAGAGCGCGCGGCGCCGCGGTGAGGCCGGAGCGCGCGCGGGACATGCCGGAGCTGGACGTGACCACGCCGCTCGCGACCGTGCCGCTCGCGAACCCGACGCCGATGCCGGAGGCGACCGCGGCGCCGACGCTGGCGCACCCGACGGCCGCGGCGGGCGCGGGGAGCTGGTGCGTGGCGAGCCCGAGCGCGGGCGCGGCGGCGCTGCAGGTGGCGCTGGACTACGCGTGCGGGCAGGGCGCGGACTGCTCGCCGATCCAGCCCGGCGGGAGCTGCGCCGACCCGGACACCGTGCGCGACCACGCCTCCTACGCCTTCAACTCCTACTACCAGAAGAACCCCGTCCAGACCAGCTGCGACTTCGCCGGCGCCGCCATCCTCACCAGCACCGACCCCAGCACCACCTCCTGCAAGTACCCATCCACCAG CACCGGTGCCTCCGTCCTGAACACGACGTCTCCGGTGACCCCGGTGAACCCGACGTACGGATCCCCTCCCGGCGGCTCCTACAACTCCCCTCCTGGTCCTGGCGGCTACTACAACTCCCCTCCTATCTACGGGTCCATGTCGCCTCCGGACTACGGCGGCAGCATCAGCGCCGCCACGGCGATGATGCAGGGCAGCAAGAGCACGACGGCCGTAACAACGTCGCTGACGTGCCTCCTCGTCACGACTATGTCCCTCGGCCTGCACAAGTAA